GATATAAGTTCCGAAGTTTTAAAGCGCCTGGAAGCCCAGACAGCCGCCACCAAACCCTGAGCCTTCAGCCCGCCGTCTTTGCCTGATCCTTTTCAGAAAAAAGGTTGAATGATTTTCGGAAATGTGAAGGGGAAACCGTGTTGAACAAGGTTTGTGGCAACTGTAAAGAATCGCTTTCCTGTGTTTCTTCCAAGGCCCCAAAACCTTGAAGCGCCCTTAATTTGGTTGACAAAGTCGGCGTGTTTTTTTAAAAGGTTGCCCACCAGTAGCCGGAGTGGTGAAACAGGTAGACGCGCTGGACTCAAAATCCAGTGGGCCTTGCGCCCATGTCGGTTCGATTCCGACCTCCGGCACCAATTAAATCAAGGGGTTACGGAAAGCATCCGTAACCCCTTTTTGTTGGTTGGGGGCGATTGTGACACTTTTTGTGACACTTTTCAAAATTTCCTTCTAAACCCCCTCTTCTGCCTGTTGCGTTTCCGCTCTTTTTCGTGGGCATCCCTCTTTCTTGCGGCGTCCGTTAAGTCATCATTGTTTACAATGTTGTACCGGTCGAAGATGCTCCGGGTCTGGTGACCACTTATTTTCATCACCACCGTTTGATCAATGCCCGAACGCACCATGTCACGCACCGCTGTCCTGCGAAGATCATGAAAATGTCGTTTACCAATACCCGCTCGTTCACATGCGGATTGCCACGCCTTTCGGAAATCCTTGTTGCGGTCGGTGCCGTTCTCATTAGGGAACACCCAGTCGCAACGCTTTCCGCTTCTCTCCCATCGTTGCTTTTGGATTGTCAGGATTTTCCGCAACATGCTGTCCATCGGAGCCGATCCGCATTTTTTGATCTTCGAGTGCTCCGGGTCCGGGTGTACAATTCCAAATTCAAAATCCACCTGTTCCCATTTCAACCGCATTACATGCAACTTGCGCCACCCTGAACGGTGAGCGAAAATCGCAAGGAACTTCAGGTGCATCGGCAACGCCTTTACCACTGCCAAAAAATCTTCATCTTCAAAAAAGCCTTCACGCGGTTTTCCTGCTTTTCCCATAGGGATATGCGGGATACGAGCCACCTTGGGCGGAGTGCAAATACTCCCCAACTTGAACATCCTTTTTAAAGCTGCAAGTTCAAGATTGATGGTAGAGTCCGTTACCCCTTCAGAACGCCTCTTTTCC
This sequence is a window from Deltaproteobacteria bacterium. Protein-coding genes within it:
- a CDS encoding site-specific integrase, with translation MSQIYKRGDTWWIDYFFNGRRIRESSKSTVKSVAKQLLHLREGEIAQGVIPSVYFKRTTFEDLEKLILEDYRDQGRKSLDRLNFSLNKLREFFLGYMAINITTGRVTKYKEKRRSEGVTDSTINLELAALKRMFKLGSICTPPKVARIPHIPMGKAGKPREGFFEDEDFLAVVKALPMHLKFLAIFAHRSGWRKLHVMRLKWEQVDFEFGIVHPDPEHSKIKKCGSAPMDSMLRKILTIQKQRWERSGKRCDWVFPNENGTDRNKDFRKAWQSACERAGIGKRHFHDLRRTAVRDMVRSGIDQTVVMKISGHQTRSIFDRYNIVNNDDLTDAARKRDAHEKERKRNRQKRGFRRKF